In Microbacterium laevaniformans, a single window of DNA contains:
- a CDS encoding inorganic diphosphatase, with amino-acid sequence MGAYDAVIEIPRGSRVKYEVDHGTGRVFLDRVLFTPMGYPANYGFFEDTLGEDGDPLDVLLLLDRDLYPGVMAKVRPVAVLKMLDEAGGDDKVVAVLAKDPRWAHIQDVDDLDEWTKGEIGHFFEHYKDLEPGKWVKVDQWAGAEEAERLVAEAFQRFQDEGAQTATQGEGHAPKTI; translated from the coding sequence ATGGGCGCATACGACGCCGTCATCGAGATTCCGCGCGGCAGCCGCGTGAAGTACGAGGTCGACCACGGCACCGGCCGGGTGTTCCTGGACCGCGTGCTGTTCACGCCGATGGGCTACCCCGCGAACTACGGCTTCTTCGAGGACACCCTCGGCGAGGACGGCGACCCGCTCGACGTGCTGCTGCTGCTCGATCGCGACCTGTACCCGGGTGTCATGGCCAAGGTGCGCCCGGTCGCCGTGCTGAAGATGCTCGACGAGGCCGGCGGCGACGACAAGGTCGTGGCGGTGCTCGCGAAGGACCCGCGCTGGGCGCACATCCAGGACGTCGACGACCTCGACGAGTGGACCAAGGGCGAGATCGGCCACTTCTTCGAGCACTACAAGGACCTCGAGCCCGGCAAGTGGGTCAAGGTCGACCAGTGGGCCGGCGCCGAAGAGGCCGAGCGCCTGGTCGCCGAGGCGTTCCAGCGCTTCCAGGACGAGGGTGCGCAGACCGCCACCCAGGGTGAGGGCCACGCCCCCAAGACCATCTGA
- the tilS gene encoding tRNA lysidine(34) synthetase TilS, which yields MDAVDHRPSLDPAVAEIRRAVRAVLATVSGPVLVGLSGGADSLALADAVAFEAPKAGVTASAAIIDHGLQAGSDRVAARAAAVAEERGLPARVIRVEVGAEGGPEAAARDARRAALLAAAKDAGAEAILLAHTLDDQAETVLVGLARGSGAASLGGMSPDRVEDGIRILRPLLDVRRATTRAACTAAGLPPWEDPHNLDRRFLRVRVRQDVMPVLEAELGPGVAEALARTSDQLREDAAAFAEMIDETIEDIVEHAEAGIAVSVPALAANPPALRHRIIRHVVASEFGVSLTRTQTLEVARLVTDWRGQGPIDLPGCRAHRRGARVTFTALSA from the coding sequence GTGGATGCCGTGGACCACCGCCCCAGCCTCGACCCCGCCGTCGCCGAGATCCGTCGGGCGGTGCGCGCCGTCCTCGCGACGGTCTCCGGTCCCGTGCTGGTGGGGCTGTCCGGCGGCGCCGACTCGCTCGCGCTCGCCGACGCGGTCGCGTTCGAGGCGCCGAAAGCCGGGGTCACGGCATCCGCGGCGATCATCGACCACGGTCTGCAGGCGGGATCCGACCGCGTCGCCGCCCGCGCGGCCGCCGTCGCGGAGGAGCGGGGCCTGCCCGCCCGCGTCATCCGCGTCGAGGTCGGTGCGGAGGGTGGGCCCGAGGCCGCCGCCCGCGATGCCCGCCGCGCCGCCCTGCTCGCCGCCGCGAAGGATGCCGGGGCCGAAGCGATCCTGCTCGCCCACACCCTCGACGACCAGGCCGAGACCGTGCTTGTGGGTCTCGCTCGCGGATCCGGGGCCGCGAGCCTCGGGGGCATGTCGCCCGACCGGGTCGAAGACGGCATCCGCATCCTGCGTCCCCTGCTCGACGTGCGCCGTGCAACCACCCGCGCCGCTTGCACCGCGGCGGGCCTGCCGCCGTGGGAGGACCCGCACAATCTCGACCGCCGGTTCCTGCGTGTTCGCGTGCGCCAAGACGTCATGCCCGTGCTCGAAGCCGAGCTCGGCCCCGGCGTCGCCGAGGCGCTCGCCCGCACGAGCGATCAGCTGCGTGAGGATGCCGCCGCCTTCGCCGAGATGATCGACGAGACGATCGAAGACATCGTCGAGCACGCCGAAGCCGGCATCGCGGTGTCGGTGCCCGCGCTCGCCGCCAACCCGCCCGCGCTGCGTCACCGCATCATCCGCCACGTCGTCGCGAGCGAGTTCGGCGTGAGCCTCACCCGCACCCAGACCCTTGAGGTCGCCCGGCTCGTCACCGACTGGCGTGGCCAGGGCCCGATCGACCTCCCCGGATGCCGCGCCCACCGCCGCGGGGCGCGGGTGACCTTCACAGCGCTATCCGCGTGA
- a CDS encoding type VII secretion target gives MSDLRVDEEHLRAAVTQLNSASTPVAGACDATDACGSTTVEAALGEVETIVRGALAALVDVATRASADVSTAAQVFDDADTSLAQGRSGGGVR, from the coding sequence GTGAGCGATCTGAGGGTCGACGAAGAACACCTGCGTGCCGCTGTGACACAACTGAACTCGGCCAGCACTCCCGTGGCGGGCGCGTGCGACGCCACCGATGCGTGCGGCTCGACAACGGTCGAAGCGGCGCTCGGTGAGGTCGAGACGATCGTGAGGGGCGCGCTGGCCGCACTCGTCGACGTGGCGACGCGGGCTTCGGCTGACGTGTCGACTGCCGCTCAGGTCTTCGACGATGCGGATACCTCACTCGCGCAGGGCAGATCAGGCGGAGGGGTGCGATGA
- a CDS encoding toprim domain-containing protein yields MNRRRLLVLAAVVAASISLGGCMSPPQHSRLDDYRAQAEKLSDELIATIPATLAGTTGALNSRMTLGADISSHEDADAPAWWNVDRSVTPAPVANAAKDVAAAMAAHLTAGGWSEKNVRADGERTIDGYRKDGWYVEIAWYSTAPGKAEALDLAIVSPQTVRGDH; encoded by the coding sequence ATGAACAGGCGCCGTCTCCTCGTCCTGGCCGCGGTCGTCGCGGCATCCATCTCCTTGGGAGGTTGCATGTCCCCCCCGCAGCACAGCCGACTCGACGACTACCGTGCTCAGGCGGAGAAGCTCAGTGACGAGCTGATCGCCACCATCCCTGCGACCCTCGCCGGCACGACGGGCGCGTTGAATTCCCGCATGACGCTCGGCGCCGACATCTCGTCGCATGAGGACGCGGACGCGCCGGCGTGGTGGAACGTCGACCGCTCGGTCACCCCCGCTCCCGTCGCGAACGCGGCGAAGGATGTGGCGGCGGCCATGGCCGCCCACCTCACCGCCGGAGGCTGGTCGGAGAAGAACGTCCGCGCCGACGGCGAGCGAACGATCGACGGCTACCGCAAGGACGGGTGGTATGTGGAGATCGCGTGGTATTCCACGGCTCCCGGCAAGGCCGAAGCCCTCGATCTCGCCATCGTGAGTCCCCAAACCGTCCGCGGCGATCACTAG
- the hpt gene encoding hypoxanthine phosphoribosyltransferase translates to MRAADIADQLSTVLVTEEQIHEKLGELAQRVEADYAGKDLLLIGVLKGAVMVMADFSRKLRRDVVIDWMAVSSYGAGTRSSGVVQIRKDLDTDLTGKHVLIVEDIIDSGLTLSWLLENFASRGAASIEILALLRKPEAAKVEIDCRYVGFDIPTDFVVGYGLDYDERFRNLRDVAVLAPHVYS, encoded by the coding sequence ATGCGCGCAGCCGACATCGCTGACCAGTTGTCCACCGTCCTCGTCACCGAGGAACAGATCCACGAGAAGCTCGGCGAGCTGGCTCAGCGCGTCGAGGCCGACTATGCCGGGAAGGACCTGCTGCTGATCGGCGTGCTGAAGGGCGCCGTCATGGTGATGGCCGACTTCTCCCGCAAGCTCCGCCGCGACGTGGTCATCGACTGGATGGCCGTCTCGTCCTACGGTGCCGGTACCAGGTCCAGCGGCGTGGTGCAGATCCGAAAGGACCTCGACACCGACCTCACCGGCAAGCACGTGTTGATCGTCGAGGACATCATCGACTCGGGCCTCACCCTCAGCTGGCTGCTGGAGAACTTCGCGTCGCGCGGTGCGGCATCGATCGAGATCCTGGCGCTGCTGCGCAAGCCCGAAGCGGCCAAGGTAGAGATCGACTGCCGCTACGTCGGCTTCGACATCCCCACCGACTTCGTCGTCGGCTACGGCCTCGACTACGACGAGCGCTTCCGCAACCTCCGCGACGTCGCCGTGCTCGCGCCGCACGTCTACAGCTGA
- the ftsH gene encoding ATP-dependent zinc metalloprotease FtsH: MDFKKLSRNPFVYVLLIGALLLIGMSLISTLTGAKQITTQEGLNLLKGGTVTQVTNTDGDQRVDMTLSAPFQGANQVQFYYVGARASEVVSAVDAATPKDGYNDVVPRTTFFESLLSLLIPILLLGLLFWFFFSAAQGGNSKVMQFGKSRAKLVTKETPTVTFADVAGADEAIEEMQEIKDFLKDPAKFQAVGARIPKGVLLYGPPGTGKTLLARAVAGEAGVPFYSISGSDFVEMFVGVGASRVRDLFNQAKENAPAIIFIDEIDAVGRHRGAGMGGGHDEREQTLNQMLVEMDGFDPKASVLVIAATNRPDILDPALLRPGRFDRQIGVDAPDLKGRQRILEVHGRGKPLSPSVDLAVIARKTPGFTGADLANVLNEAALLTARSNAQLIDMRALDEAIDRVIAGPQRRTRIMKDKEKLITAYHEGGHALAAAAMNNTDPVTKVTILPRGKALGYTMVLPLEDKYSVTRNELQDQLTYAMGGRVAEEIVFHDPTTGASNDIEKATGIARKMVTEYGMTTDVGPVKLGSSSGEVFMGRDMGHGRDFSERIAERVDKQVRDLIEQAHNEAYEVINANRDILDKLALALLEKETLDHLELAEIFRDVKKLPPRPQWLSSDDRPVSMLPPVDVPRRQDEAGLAAASVAEEQPAAQTAAQRRPSGQARPATA, translated from the coding sequence ATGGACTTCAAGAAGCTCAGCCGCAACCCGTTCGTCTACGTGTTGCTCATCGGCGCCCTGTTGCTGATCGGCATGTCGCTGATCTCGACGCTCACCGGGGCCAAGCAGATCACGACGCAGGAGGGTCTGAACCTCCTGAAGGGCGGCACCGTCACACAGGTGACGAACACCGACGGCGACCAGAGGGTGGACATGACCCTGTCCGCGCCGTTCCAGGGCGCCAACCAGGTGCAGTTCTACTACGTCGGCGCGCGCGCCAGCGAGGTCGTCTCGGCCGTGGATGCCGCGACCCCGAAGGACGGCTACAACGACGTCGTCCCGCGCACCACCTTCTTCGAGAGCCTGCTGTCGCTGCTCATCCCCATCCTGTTGCTGGGTCTGCTCTTCTGGTTCTTCTTCTCCGCGGCCCAGGGCGGCAACAGCAAGGTCATGCAGTTCGGCAAGTCGCGCGCGAAACTCGTGACGAAGGAGACCCCGACGGTCACCTTCGCCGATGTCGCCGGTGCCGACGAGGCCATCGAGGAGATGCAGGAGATCAAGGACTTCCTGAAGGACCCGGCGAAGTTCCAGGCGGTCGGCGCCCGCATCCCGAAGGGCGTGCTGCTGTACGGCCCTCCCGGAACCGGTAAGACCCTGCTCGCGCGCGCCGTCGCCGGCGAGGCCGGCGTGCCGTTCTACTCCATCTCCGGCTCCGACTTCGTCGAGATGTTCGTGGGCGTCGGCGCGAGCCGCGTGCGCGACCTGTTCAACCAGGCCAAGGAGAACGCCCCGGCGATCATCTTCATCGACGAGATCGACGCCGTCGGCCGCCACCGCGGCGCAGGCATGGGCGGCGGTCACGACGAGCGCGAGCAGACGCTCAACCAGATGCTCGTCGAGATGGACGGCTTCGACCCGAAGGCCTCGGTGCTGGTCATCGCCGCCACGAACCGCCCCGACATCCTCGACCCGGCGCTGCTGCGCCCGGGCCGCTTCGACCGTCAGATCGGCGTGGATGCCCCCGACCTCAAGGGTCGCCAGCGCATCCTCGAGGTGCACGGCCGCGGCAAGCCGCTCTCGCCCTCGGTCGACCTCGCCGTCATCGCGCGCAAGACGCCCGGCTTCACCGGTGCCGACCTCGCGAACGTGCTGAACGAGGCCGCGCTGCTCACGGCGCGCTCCAACGCGCAGCTCATCGACATGCGCGCACTCGACGAGGCCATCGACCGCGTCATCGCCGGTCCGCAGCGTCGCACGCGCATCATGAAGGACAAGGAGAAGCTCATCACCGCGTACCACGAGGGTGGTCACGCCCTCGCGGCGGCGGCGATGAACAACACCGACCCGGTCACGAAGGTCACGATCCTCCCGCGCGGCAAGGCCCTCGGTTACACGATGGTGCTGCCGCTGGAGGACAAGTACTCGGTCACCCGCAACGAGCTGCAGGACCAGCTCACCTACGCCATGGGTGGCCGTGTCGCGGAGGAGATCGTCTTCCACGACCCGACCACCGGTGCGAGCAACGACATCGAGAAGGCCACCGGCATCGCCCGCAAGATGGTCACCGAGTACGGCATGACCACCGATGTCGGACCCGTCAAGCTCGGCTCGTCGTCCGGCGAGGTCTTCATGGGCCGCGACATGGGTCACGGCCGTGACTTCTCCGAGCGCATCGCCGAGCGCGTCGACAAGCAGGTGCGCGATCTCATCGAGCAGGCCCACAACGAGGCCTACGAGGTGATCAACGCCAACCGCGACATCCTCGACAAGCTCGCCCTCGCCCTCCTGGAGAAGGAGACGCTCGACCACCTCGAGCTCGCCGAGATCTTCCGCGACGTCAAGAAGCTGCCGCCGCGCCCCCAGTGGCTCTCCAGCGACGACCGCCCCGTCTCGATGCTGCCGCCGGTGGACGTGCCCCGTCGTCAGGACGAGGCCGGGCTGGCCGCGGCATCCGTCGCGGAGGAGCAGCCCGCGGCGCAGACGGCGGCGCAGCGACGTCCGAGCGGGCAGGCGCGCCCCGCCACCGCCTAG